In one window of Nocardioides panacisoli DNA:
- a CDS encoding type II secretion system F family protein produces the protein MPKFAYVGVDVDGEPVKGTHRAVSRVEAEIALHGLHVRDLRVHEKKSLLQYEISGPRIKREEVMHLSRQVAAFLRAGLPILDAVHSIGVESDNSSVRRMMNDIEDGLRAGERFSDTLERYPKVFPAFYRGIVRSAELTGELDDVLARLALYLERDLEARRKIKSALMYPAVVAAMSIVTVLVLAVYVLPKFSDFFASLDAELPLATRMLMGFTGFLGEWWWAILACLGGAVVVGVVALRFRRGKYARDALLLRIPVLGEAIQYALVERFCRVLGSMVSAGVNLPEALAVTTESLRNRVYVRRLHGVAEAMLEGDGIATPLARTELFPGTATQMLRVGEETGSLDGQLDVTAQYYEVELDYKINKLTALFEPIVIVTMGLIVGFVAVALISAMYGIFNAVEI, from the coding sequence ATGCCCAAGTTCGCCTACGTCGGCGTCGACGTCGACGGGGAACCGGTCAAGGGGACCCACCGGGCGGTGAGCCGGGTGGAGGCGGAGATCGCGCTCCACGGGCTCCACGTCCGCGACCTCCGCGTCCACGAGAAGAAGAGCCTCCTCCAGTACGAGATCTCCGGGCCGCGGATCAAGCGTGAGGAGGTCATGCACCTCTCACGCCAGGTCGCTGCCTTCCTGCGTGCCGGGCTGCCGATCCTCGACGCCGTGCACTCCATCGGAGTCGAAAGTGACAACTCCTCGGTGCGACGGATGATGAACGACATCGAGGACGGCCTGCGCGCCGGTGAGCGGTTCTCCGACACCCTGGAGCGCTACCCGAAGGTCTTTCCCGCGTTCTATCGAGGGATCGTGCGGTCGGCCGAGCTGACCGGCGAGCTCGACGACGTCCTCGCACGGTTGGCGCTCTACCTCGAGCGCGATCTGGAGGCCCGGCGCAAGATCAAGTCGGCACTGATGTACCCGGCGGTGGTGGCGGCGATGTCCATCGTCACGGTCCTCGTGCTGGCGGTCTACGTGCTGCCCAAGTTCTCCGACTTCTTCGCCAGCCTGGACGCCGAACTGCCGCTGGCCACGCGGATGCTCATGGGCTTCACCGGCTTCCTGGGTGAGTGGTGGTGGGCGATCCTGGCGTGCCTCGGAGGGGCCGTCGTGGTCGGAGTCGTCGCGCTGCGCTTCCGGCGGGGCAAGTACGCACGCGACGCGCTGTTGCTGAGGATCCCGGTGCTCGGCGAGGCCATCCAGTACGCCCTGGTCGAGCGGTTCTGCCGGGTCCTCGGATCCATGGTCAGTGCGGGTGTCAACCTTCCGGAGGCGCTCGCCGTCACCACGGAGTCGCTCCGCAACCGGGTCTACGTCCGGCGGCTCCACGGTGTCGCAGAGGCGATGCTGGAGGGCGACGGCATCGCCACCCCGCTCGCGCGCACCGAGCTGTTCCCCGGCACCGCGACGCAGATGCTGCGCGTCGGTGAGGAGACCGGGTCGCTGGACGGGCAACTCGACGTGACGGCGCAGTACTACGAGGTCGAGCTGGACTACAAGATCAACAAGCTGACCGCGCTGTTCGAACCGATCGTCATCGTGACCATGGGCCTCATCGTCGGGTTCGTGGCCGTGGCCCTGATCTCGGCCATGTACGGGATCTTCAACGCCGTGGAGATCTGA
- a CDS encoding PilW family protein, with protein MRAEDGFTLVELVMTVAILGIVVAGLSGVVIQYLKTAGTTQARLTESVDQQFVSTYWQQDVSSLGRRGYAPAAADPFPSQSSVWVGSSPPGCGGPVGTVVIGFGWQDYPSAENDPDQAWTATVSHVAKYVATTTDGQTRLTRVRCLGGSVTDTHVVARHLTAAPTVACHDSVGALTPCTSASPLPATVTLTIDVGVQDGPGTTTYSTTLTAERRQG; from the coding sequence ATGCGGGCCGAGGACGGATTCACGCTCGTGGAACTGGTCATGACCGTGGCGATTCTCGGCATCGTCGTCGCAGGACTCTCCGGCGTGGTCATCCAGTACCTCAAGACCGCCGGAACCACCCAGGCGCGGCTCACCGAGTCCGTCGACCAGCAGTTCGTCTCCACCTACTGGCAGCAGGACGTGAGCAGCCTCGGTCGCCGTGGCTACGCGCCGGCTGCTGCCGATCCGTTCCCGAGTCAGTCCTCGGTCTGGGTGGGGTCCTCGCCTCCGGGGTGCGGCGGGCCGGTGGGCACGGTGGTCATCGGCTTCGGATGGCAGGACTACCCCTCCGCCGAGAACGACCCGGACCAGGCGTGGACCGCGACGGTCAGCCACGTGGCGAAGTACGTCGCCACCACGACCGACGGCCAGACCCGGCTGACCCGTGTGCGGTGCCTCGGCGGCTCGGTGACCGACACCCACGTTGTGGCCCGTCACCTGACGGCGGCGCCGACCGTGGCGTGCCACGACTCCGTGGGGGCCCTCACCCCCTGCACCTCGGCCAGTCCGTTGCCGGCCACGGTCACGCTCACCATCGACGTCGGCGTGCAGGACGGGCCCGGAACGACGACCTACAGCACCACCCTGACGGCGGAACGGAGGCAGGGATGA
- a CDS encoding type IV pilus modification PilV family protein, with protein MRSRAVRDDAGATLVETVVALTILGLAAVAILGGIEFSIRSSDVHRKQATGGAYVRSLAEAVQDHVGSGHYQDCAGADHYTGQVSLGTLPAGYTTSQSAAQSWNGTAWVGCSGGDDGIQRVRLSVTSPGDAQHSAAETMYVVLRRPCDGPVGNPC; from the coding sequence ATGCGCAGCAGAGCGGTGCGCGACGACGCCGGCGCGACCCTCGTCGAGACGGTCGTGGCGCTGACGATCCTAGGACTCGCCGCCGTGGCGATCCTGGGGGGCATCGAGTTCAGCATCAGGTCCTCCGACGTCCACCGCAAGCAGGCCACCGGCGGTGCCTACGTCCGAAGCCTGGCGGAGGCCGTGCAGGACCACGTCGGGTCCGGTCACTACCAGGACTGCGCCGGTGCTGACCACTACACCGGCCAGGTGTCGCTCGGCACGCTCCCGGCCGGCTACACCACGAGCCAGTCGGCGGCGCAGAGCTGGAACGGCACGGCGTGGGTCGGCTGCAGCGGCGGCGACGACGGCATTCAGCGGGTACGGCTCTCGGTCACCAGCCCCGGCGATGCGCAGCACAGCGCAGCGGAAACGATGTACGTCGTCCTCCGTCGACCCTGCGACGGACCGGTCGGGAACCCGTGTTGA